The following DNA comes from Clupea harengus chromosome 9, Ch_v2.0.2, whole genome shotgun sequence.
GAAGTAAGTTTACATGCCTCATTGAATTAAGGGGCAAGGGAGAGATAACTAGGGTTACCCATCTTGGCACttaaaaagaggagaaagagattaaATAATCTAAGAGGGAATGGACGATTGATCCTCAGGCTTGCCAGCAAGGAGTAACCATCTCGGAAAGGTGGAAGAATGCTGAGAGCTCGGGGTGGAATGGAGTCTCTTCACACTACATTCCCATCCTGATGCTTTGGATGATCTGGAAAATTGCTGTGGGGAGGAaaagacacacatcagagaaaGAGGCGACACCAATGGGGAGAGCTCAGGGTTATCCAGTGAGCCCAAAGCAGATGTTTAAATTTAGTGACATGATCCAGTTCTATTCTTGTGCCCATGTCAGCATGAGATATAATGTTAGTATTGTGCTCCTGAAAAGAAGAAACTGCTTCTGCTGTTCCACTATGGAGTGCACATTTTCTTTATCAGATCAGAGACTGCCAGCTCAACAGCCACATAAGACTGTTTCTAGAAAATTTGAGTTAATCAAACCTATCCTAGGATGAACAAAGATCAAGGGTTGGAGAAAAGATAGCAGATAGAGCAAAGCTAGACTTTGATCCTTTTAACGAAGTCATACTGATCTAACCTGAGCATGCTATGTTTACCCACACCAGGCCTCTTAATTACACAAACTGATGATTGTCGTTGCTTTCACTGTCTGCCCTTTGTAAATGTATGCAAAAACCGCAGATAAAAATATTAACTTGCTTAAATTCTTTACTCCAACCATTACAATACACCGATTTCAGCTGTATACCTGATCCGCAGACGACGAATATGAATAATGCAAGAAGCCATGGTCCTACTGCCACTTTCTCGTCTGCAGccctctgtaaaaaaaaaatgaatacgtCACATTTAAGGggaacatgaaaagaaaacgATAGTGTTAAGTTAACAATACAGGGTAGTAGTTTAGTGAAGTGAACTACAATTCATTCAACTTTAACATGCTTATTGAAAGAAAAGTTGTGTTATACCTAGATAAAATGGATATTTACAAGTAACATCACAAATTAGGAGATTGTAGGCTAGGCTAGTTTACTTATTTCAAATGGAAGCTGTGAAAAAAAATTGATGATTATTCGAACGGGAAGCAAACCCATTTTCTGCGTTTGGATGTGTTTAAGTAAAAGCTAAAAGCATACGAAAACATTATTTTTCAGATAACGATTTCTATCGACGGTCGAAATGAACCATAGGGTAATTgaacagctaacgttagctggctaACTACATCACTTTCGAAGATTTAAAGCCTTACCGTTGATTTTGCCACATTTCCCCGTAGCGTGATGTTTTTGCTGTGTTTCTCGTTAGCCATGCGTATTCTCTGTTTGGCGACCATATTGCAATGTTTATGTGGCGATCTTTTATACAATCTGGAAGATGACAGTCCTGTCTGGCCGCTTCTGAAGACTTGTGCTTCGATTGATGAAGTTGATGAAGTTCCCTCAGAGATGTCTACGTACACCCTAAGTCAGCTCCACCCACTTATCCGATTCCGTGGTCGTGGCGAATAGATGTCTTTCCACCCATTGATCTTACAGCCGCCAAAGTTTTAAAACGTGTTATATGTTTATTCATTCcatacacatttatttatcaTCTGTGGGttgaaaaaaaatctatataATTTATGTGAAAGTCTGAGCCTAACTTTTTTCCCACAATCAACCCCAATGAGCCAATTTGGTGTGCAGGCTGTTGgcttttaaaactttttttttcaactatTTTTGTATCAGTATCAGTTGCATATATGTTTACATTAACACCCAAACAGTTTATAATTGATTTAATCAGTCCTGTCTCTGATTAAATGTACTCGTCAGCACTTATAATGCATACGTGTGCCTTTATGTTAACGTCACGTGATTATTTACGCATTTCCGTCCAAGAATTCCTTTTCCGCTACATCATGGCGCCTCCCATACCTCTTCTCGCAGGTGCGTTAATTCATTTTGTAGTAAATACTGTAAAGGCACTGTCAAGGTCTATTGTGGGGGAACTTTTGACAAGGCTTAACATCAGCACAAAGATTGTGAATTACTTAAAAAGTAATATTACCTGTTAAGACCCCAGTTATTTGATCGATTGATAAGTCAGTGGTCGTCAGTGTGTAGTTAGCTAGAAATATAACTCACAATACATAGCCATCATACATTACAAGTAACATGACATTTGAACCATATCTCCCAATTGTGTGTCGTTGCATACGCAGGCTATTTACAATGGTTTACGTTGTTCGGTGAGCCACAGTACAAACCTAGAAGCATATGAGGATAACCATTATTGTGTCACGATTTCGCCCTTTCAGTCCGTGGTTCGGACGGGACGTCTTTGCTGCAAGGACCGCCAAAATGTGCGGAATACTCTGCTTTCCAGAGGTATGACGGCCAAGTTAGACCCAATGCTGCGCTCTTTTCAGTGTCCGTCTCTGTGGCATATTCATACATGCTGATGCAAGTCAGGATGCTTCCAGAGGTGTGGCAGTGATTCCAaggttatttttctttttttgcagggACACTCTTCCCGGTAGATTCGTGACTTTCAGCAAAGATGGGTCATTGTTCAGTTGGTGCAATGGTGACAAGTAAGGCATATTCAGATTTCGCTATTGCTGAATGTTTACTttgttttttctgtcatttAAGTATTAAGAAcatttcctttcattttgtaggGTCAGCGTTGTGAAGACTTCAGATGGATCCTCTGTCCAGGATTTTGATCTTCCCAAGACATCATTTTTGGAGTTTTCTCCACAGAATAAAGTGCTCGCCACATGGCAACAGTACACAAGTAAGTGCCTATAAATTAAAAGCCATAGAATGCCAGAATGATCTCTTCCCTGAATGTTATTTGAAGAAAATGATCAGACCTAAGCTCCATTTAATTCAAGAGTggagatattttaaatatcaaGTTCATTATCATAagctatttatctatctatggtAAGATCTGTGGGGTATGTGTAATAACGTAATGCACGGCCTCCATTTTAAGAAACACAGGAGAACCCACAGGGAGACCCTAACCTCCAGTTATGGGACCTACAGACTGGGAAGTGCATCAAAGCTTTCTATCAGAAAAAAGTGCAAGGATGGTGAGTTAATTTAAGGATTAAATGCTCATGAGTTCAATTTGTGACACTTGCCCTTGAGTATTGGGGTATGCTGTACAACAACAGAAACCAACAGCTGACGTGTTAGTCCATGATTGTTTCGTTGTTAGAGTATGTTGCATACCTAACAGAACCAATAATGGTATGGCAACTGTGCATGTCACTTTCCAAAGACATTATTTTGTAGCTATTTTATTCTTCTTAATTATGCCATCAGGTGTCCAAGTTGGGCTGATGATGAGAGTATAGCAGTCAGAAATGTTAACAACGAGCTTCACTTCTTTGAAGAGAATGACTTTGGTAAGTAGTATCTCATATTCTTTGTCATGGCATGCCAAATCATATTGCTTGAGGAAGCAGATGTTATTTTTCCACCCATTGTTGTCCTAGTCAAAACGTTGTCTTTTTCTTTACAGAAACCATTGCCAACAAACTTCATTTACAGAAGGTTTCAGAATTTGCTTTGTCCCCAGGATGTAAGCCCAGCAAAGTATGTAGTAATTTGAAAAATGCATATTTTGTAGTTATGGCATTTAAATTACTTCTTCTATCTGTCAtgttaaataataatacacataTCCATTCTAGGTTGCTGTTTATGTCCCTGGAAGCAAGGGTGGCCCTTCTTTTGTTCGGCTTTACCAGTACCCAAACTTTGGGGGGCCAACCTCTGCTCTGGCCAATAAGAGTTTCTTTAAGGCAGACAGAGTGACAATGCTCTGGAACAATAAAGGTATGTCAATCTtgtgtctcttgtctctctttttttaaactcaaAAGATTGGTATTTGAATTAGCCTGTTTTCATGAAGAAAAGGGGCCATGAATGGAGGGTGAAACTATCTCCATGTCTCCTCTTAGGGTCTGCTGTTCTGGTGACCGCAAGCGTAGAGGTGGATAAAACAGGAGCATCCTACTACGGAGAGCAAACCCTACATTATGTGGCCATCAATGGGGAGAGTGCTGTGGTGCAGCTACGTAAGAGTTCATTTCCCCTTTCTTTCCATGTTGTGATATTGAATTACATAATTATCATGTATAATGTTGTCATTATTACCAAAATACTGTGATTTAGAAAATTGTCAACATATGCTAGATATCTGCAAGTGAAGCACATTGTGTAAACACTGGATCTAACTTACATTTGGTCTCTCCCCTGAGCAGCAAAGAATGGGCCTATCTACGATGTCGCATGGAGTCCCAACTCAAACGAATTCTGTGCTGTGTACGGCTTTATGCCTGCGAAGGCCACTGTGTTCAACCTCAAGTGCGACCCAGTCTTCGACTTCGGCACAGGTCCACGCAACGCAGTCTACTACAGTCCTCAGAGCCACATCCTGGTCCTGGCTGGCTTTGGGAACCTGCAGGGTCACATGGAGGTGTGGGACATGAAGAAATACAAGCAGGTGACAAAGACGCAGGCTGCCGATTCCACGCACTTCTTTTGGTGCCCCGATGGGGAGCACATTGTCACCGCCACCTGTGCCCCTCGACTGCGTGTTAGCAACGGCTACAAGGTGTGGCACTACACTGGCACAGTACTCTACAAGTGCGACACACCAGCTGGATCAGAGCTGTTGGAGGTGCTGTGGCAGCCCTTCCCAGCAGGCATATTCCCGGAGAAGCCGATTAAGTACCAGGCTGCACAGAGCGAGTTGGGGAGCACAGAGGCCAAGCCGGCACAAGCATACCGGCCGCCAGCCCTCCGCAACAAACCTGTATCTGCTTCCTCCAAACTGGTGAGTGACCAGTTTGTGACCATGTTACCACGACTCATGCGTTTCTTCACTAATTAAGATTCATGTTGGTATTTTGTCAGTGACCTACCTTACCAATACCCATCACTGACCCTTTTAAAGCATTTGGCAGAACAAGTGTTCAGTGAAGACGGTCAGCTTTAATGTGACCTTATTGAACTATTGTTACCTAAATTTATTAAAATTCTTCCAACTTAATGAACAAGCAAATGTATTTAGTTTGAGTTCAGCAATCCATGAAAGACGCATTAAGTAGGTTAATATCTGATAGTCTTTACAAGCTGCTCAAGCTTTACAAGCGCCACCGACATATCATCAGTATATTACAGGTAGTATATTTCAATACTAACTATTTTTCTTCGTCAGCATGAGGAAGAGCCACCACAAAGCATGAGGCCTGGAGGGGACAAACCATTGTCCAAATCAGCGCTAAAGAATCAGAAGAAACGAGAAGCTAAGAAAGCATCCAAGCAGGTACTTGTGCTTTTCACCAGTGTAGTTTTGTGTAGTAGTACATTTCAGGAAGTCCCAGAAGATACACTGTACAGAACTGTACAGACAAAATATATTCGCTTCTTTTTATTTCCCCTCCCTTAGAGTATAATGTACTGTCTAGAAACTCCATGGGCTCTTAGGCCTTGTTCGGACTGCTAGCCCAAATCTGATTTTTTTCCTGTATCCAGATTGATTTTTTCTGGAcagcaaaagaaaacacacaaaatctgATTAGCAAAAATCACATTTAGAGGTGGTTTGAAATGTGACTGGATCGGATTTCTACAGATGCGTCTCAGTCCGGGACACTTTGGCTTCTCAAATCggattttaaaatgtcttttgcGCCACTCGCAACGCAACACAATGACAACATCAAATCGAGTGACCGGAGTGCTGGAATTCATGCAGCTATTAGCAGAGCACCAAAAAACTTAACtgattgaaaagaaaaatgcaGAAGAACTTACATTGATTGATTTAACGCTATGGAGTGTCAACATGACAATATGGAGTGCAACAGTCAGTGGACAGATGCTGAAATAAATGGTCTGCTGGCACTTTTAGGGGAGGCTTCTGTACAGGCAAAGCTAGAAAGAACTTATTGTAGTGACTGATGCCTTCGTCGTTACCACAGCAACTCCTGCAGATAGGTTGGTGATGTCTGAACTCAAGAAATCCGATCTGCGGAAATTCGAATCCGATCTGCTTGAAAGTCGTCTCAAAAGATCTGATTTGAGACATACATTTGATTTGCCTGCAGCCTGAACATGGCCTATGGCTTGGAAAGAGATCCCTTAAAGATTCTACTCGTCAACCTTCTCTTAGTGGTGGTCCTTTGTTGCAATGTTTTCTGTGTGGTCATCGCTGTTGCTTCTTACGTTTGATTTCTGCAGGAAAAGACTGATGAACCACAGACGCAGCCTGAGCCCAGTACCACCCCAGCGGATCCTGCTCCCGCGGCCGTCTCCTCAGGGGACCCTGAGCTTGACAAGAAGAtcaaaaatgttaaaaaggtgaataaatgttatatttatttaattggtATGGAATTATTCATGTTTGTAATAATTGTGCTGTTACCAGAGAAGTAAACGTCGTGGTTTGTGGGATTTAAAAGAAAACCCCAGCAATTCATTAGTTGTTTTGTTGAAGTGACTGAATTTTCCAGCTTGGGAACACCTCTGGGAAGCTGTTGCAGGCAtacaagatcaggctcctatcaaAATGAGAGACCCACATAGGATGGTTATTCCACTCTGCAAAGATAGCAGGAATGAAAGACCGTTGAAAGAGAAATTTGATATAAACGGCATAATCACTGTTTTTGTAATCCATCCAATGGTGGGGGTCTTGTTAGGGTAACTCCATACGCCAGATTTCACAGAGTGTAACTTCCTGTCACAGATCCACCACATTGAGTGTTATTGGCTTAATTATTCATTTTTCCTTTACCCATTTGTCTCTGTTGCTTTGTTTCTACAGAAATTGAAGGCAATTGAAGAATTAAAGGAACAACAAGCATCTGGTAAACCTCTACAAAAGAATCAGGTAAGGGTTCAGTTGCTATGGTAGTAGAACAGTTGACCATTGTTGTACCGGTATTTATGCAGGATGTCTACCGAATTCAATGTGACTATAGGATGGCCGGCCTTGCGGCGATGTATCAAAGAAGTGGAGGCAGTGTCTCTGATGTTTGGTGGCAAATGGCAAATGTTTAATCCGTTCAGAGTAGGCAAAACACGCCAGAttggagaaaaccaaaaaaggaaacaaaaactccaaaccataaatctcaataaataaataagccctAAACAATTCAGCTCCACAAATGCATAGATAAACTCTTAATAATCATGAGTAAACTTAACATAGGTGTCGCGCTCCAATCTAAACAATTAACTTCTCCGTCTACAGGAgtgggaagttgttcccctCAGACTCGTCGCTCTCCCCAGACCTGTTTTGCGCCGGTATTTAATTACCCGGCCTAAACCATTAAACACATcgtaataaaatcaataaataacaaATACCTATTCCAACTCACTATCAGTGAAATACATATCTCTATAGCACTCATTACGGgtttacacacag
Coding sequences within:
- the serp1 gene encoding stress-associated endoplasmic reticulum protein 1, with the translated sequence MVAKQRIRMANEKHSKNITLRGNVAKSTRAADEKVAVGPWLLALFIFVVCGSAIFQIIQSIRMGM
- the eif2a gene encoding eukaryotic translation initiation factor 2A — protein: MAPPIPLLAVRGSDGTSLLQGPPKCAEYSAFQRDTLPGRFVTFSKDGSLFSWCNGDKVSVVKTSDGSSVQDFDLPKTSFLEFSPQNKVLATWQQYTKTQENPQGDPNLQLWDLQTGKCIKAFYQKKVQGWCPSWADDESIAVRNVNNELHFFEENDFETIANKLHLQKVSEFALSPGCKPSKVAVYVPGSKGGPSFVRLYQYPNFGGPTSALANKSFFKADRVTMLWNNKGSAVLVTASVEVDKTGASYYGEQTLHYVAINGESAVVQLPKNGPIYDVAWSPNSNEFCAVYGFMPAKATVFNLKCDPVFDFGTGPRNAVYYSPQSHILVLAGFGNLQGHMEVWDMKKYKQVTKTQAADSTHFFWCPDGEHIVTATCAPRLRVSNGYKVWHYTGTVLYKCDTPAGSELLEVLWQPFPAGIFPEKPIKYQAAQSELGSTEAKPAQAYRPPALRNKPVSASSKLHEEEPPQSMRPGGDKPLSKSALKNQKKREAKKASKQEKTDEPQTQPEPSTTPADPAPAAVSSGDPELDKKIKNVKKKLKAIEELKEQQASGKPLQKNQMDKVQKEAQLLKELEDLELGL